From Draconibacterium halophilum, one genomic window encodes:
- a CDS encoding efflux RND transporter permease subunit, whose translation MWIKLSRLILRNRILFLSVLAVITIFLGYHARKVEMSYEYASLLPKKDQAYKDYQNFVEIFGQEGNLIIVGVQDTNFFRLDHFNAWKSLCDDLKKVDGVENLLSVSSTYNLEKNKEEKQFEVVNNFPDTITSQEELDGYVAEFKRLPFYRKLVYNDETDTYLLAITVNQDKMASKEREDLVAEIQEVCHDYEQKEDVTLHYSGVPYIRVVNSVKIKRELYMFSVLALVICIVVLFLFFRSFKAVFVPVLIVITGVIWAMGMLSLFGYKITLLSGMIPPLLIVIGIPNSIYMLNKFHHEYVSHGNKIKALQRVIIKIGNATFLTNLTTASGFATFIIVKSDILRQFGIIASLNILGLFILSLLLIPIIFSFIGAPSSRHVGHLDNKFVTTAIRKLMHITQNYRQVVYLVTIGVIVVSIYGITLMKSSGYMLDDIPEDDPVYVDLKFFERNFNGLMPLEIMVDTKKPQGVMQLTTFRKIEQLEDRLAEYPELSASTSLLNLLKFAKQAFYNGHERYYSLPNNREKNFILQYASTGEENAEMLHSFMDSTKQNTRISIRVKDVGTKRMEELYARFNADIDSIFTSDKYDVTVTGSSIISFKGNQYLLKNLFTSLGLAILLISSFMAIMFSSWRMVILSLTPNIIPLIFTAAVMGFTGIPIKASTILVFSIAFGISVDNTIHFLAKYRQELNMTNWDIRKSVVIALKETGVSMLYTSVVLFFGFGIFTISNFGGTQAMGILVSLTLLVAVTSNLVLLPSLLSGLERITTTEAFKEPLLHIYDEEEDIELEDLEIVSDDKLKLGD comes from the coding sequence ATGTGGATTAAACTATCCAGACTAATCCTTAGGAATCGAATCCTCTTTCTTTCAGTTTTGGCTGTTATTACTATTTTTCTGGGGTATCATGCCCGAAAAGTGGAGATGTCGTATGAGTATGCCTCATTGCTGCCAAAGAAAGATCAGGCCTATAAAGATTATCAGAATTTTGTTGAGATATTCGGTCAGGAAGGGAACCTGATTATTGTTGGTGTGCAAGACACGAATTTTTTTCGTCTCGATCATTTCAATGCATGGAAATCGTTGTGCGATGATTTGAAAAAAGTCGATGGCGTTGAAAATTTGCTTTCGGTTTCAAGCACCTACAATCTTGAAAAAAATAAAGAAGAGAAACAGTTTGAGGTTGTAAATAACTTTCCTGATACGATTACAAGTCAGGAAGAGCTGGATGGCTATGTGGCAGAATTTAAACGGCTGCCTTTTTACCGCAAGCTGGTTTATAACGATGAAACTGATACTTATTTGCTGGCCATTACGGTAAACCAAGATAAAATGGCAAGTAAGGAGCGCGAAGACCTGGTTGCCGAAATCCAGGAGGTGTGTCATGATTACGAACAGAAAGAAGATGTTACTCTCCATTACTCGGGAGTGCCCTACATAAGGGTGGTTAATTCGGTTAAGATTAAACGCGAACTGTATATGTTCAGTGTGTTGGCTCTGGTAATTTGTATCGTGGTTTTATTCCTGTTCTTCCGCTCATTCAAAGCTGTTTTTGTACCTGTGCTGATTGTAATCACCGGCGTTATCTGGGCCATGGGAATGTTGTCGCTGTTTGGCTACAAAATTACTTTGTTATCGGGAATGATTCCGCCTTTGTTGATCGTGATTGGAATCCCAAACAGTATTTACATGCTTAATAAATTTCACCACGAATACGTGAGCCATGGGAATAAAATAAAGGCTTTGCAGCGGGTGATCATTAAAATTGGTAATGCTACTTTTTTAACCAACCTTACAACAGCCTCGGGGTTTGCTACTTTTATTATTGTAAAGAGTGATATTTTAAGGCAGTTTGGTATAATCGCCTCCTTAAATATACTTGGCCTGTTTATACTTTCGCTACTGCTTATACCAATCATATTTAGTTTTATCGGAGCGCCTTCATCGCGCCACGTTGGTCACCTCGATAATAAGTTCGTAACAACGGCCATCCGCAAGCTGATGCACATTACCCAAAATTACAGACAGGTGGTATATCTTGTAACCATAGGTGTAATTGTGGTGAGTATTTACGGTATTACTCTGATGAAAAGCTCGGGTTATATGCTCGATGATATTCCTGAAGATGATCCGGTTTATGTCGATCTGAAATTTTTTGAACGCAACTTTAACGGTTTAATGCCTTTGGAAATTATGGTCGACACCAAAAAACCACAGGGCGTTATGCAATTAACAACTTTCCGTAAAATAGAGCAGTTGGAAGACCGGCTGGCAGAATACCCTGAATTATCGGCATCTACTTCATTACTCAATTTGCTGAAATTTGCCAAACAGGCTTTTTACAATGGTCACGAGCGGTATTACAGTTTGCCCAATAATCGCGAAAAGAATTTTATTCTGCAATATGCATCAACGGGTGAAGAAAATGCTGAAATGTTACATTCGTTTATGGATAGTACCAAGCAGAATACCCGAATAAGTATCCGGGTAAAGGATGTGGGTACCAAGCGAATGGAAGAATTGTACGCCCGGTTTAATGCCGATATCGATTCGATATTTACTTCCGACAAATACGATGTAACCGTTACCGGATCGAGTATTATTTCGTTTAAAGGAAACCAGTATTTGTTAAAGAACCTGTTTACGAGTCTTGGTTTGGCTATTTTGCTGATCTCGTCGTTTATGGCCATCATGTTTTCATCGTGGAGGATGGTAATTCTGTCGCTTACTCCAAATATTATTCCGCTGATATTTACAGCAGCAGTTATGGGATTTACCGGCATTCCTATAAAGGCATCTACCATTTTGGTTTTTAGTATTGCCTTTGGTATTTCGGTTGATAATACGATTCACTTTTTGGCGAAGTACAGGCAGGAACTGAACATGACCAATTGGGATATCCGAAAATCGGTGGTGATCGCGTTAAAAGAAACCGGTGTGAGTATGCTGTATACGTCAGTGGTGCTGTTCTTTGGTTTCGGAATTTTTACCATTTCTAATTTTGGAGGAACGCAAGCCATGGGAATTTTGGTTTCGCTGACACTTTTGGTTGCGGTAACATCAAATCTGGTACTGCTGCCGTCTTTATTATCAGGACTTGAGCGGATTACTACAACTGAGGCCTTTAAAGAACCACTGCTTCATATTTACGACGAAGAAGAAGATATTGAACTGGAAGACCTGGAAATTGTTTCGGATGACAAATTAAAATTGGGAGATTGA